The DNA window ACGGCTGCGAGGATCACGCCCAGCGTCGCCAGCCCGGCCTGAAGCTGCCCGTGGGAGCCGAGCGGCAACGAGACGAAGGTGCCCATGATTACCAGGAACTCACCCACGAAGCCGTTGGTACCCGGCACACCGATGCTCGACATGGTGACGATCACGAAAACCGCCGTGTAGACCGGCATGACCTTGGCCAGGCCGCCGAACTCGCGGATCTCCCGGGTGTGCCGGCGGTCGTAGATGACCCCGATCAGGAGGAACAACGCGCCGGTCGAGATGCCGTGGTTCACCATCTGCAGCAGTGCCCCCTCGATGCCAGAGCGAGTCGCCGCAAACAGGCCGAGCATGACAAAACCCATGTGGGCCACGGACGAGTAGGCAATCAGGCGTTTGGCGTCGTCCTGCTTCCACGCGACCAGCGCGCCGTACAGGACGCCGCCTCCGACCGCGAGGCCCGCCAGGTTGGCGGCGGTCGACCACGCCGGGCCTCCGAACATGCCCATACAAAAGCGGATGTACCCGTAGGTGCCGAGCTTCAGCAGCACCGCCGCCAGGATGATGGAGCCACCCGTGGGGGCCTGGACGTGAGCGTCGGGCAGCCAGGTGTGGAACGGGAACATCGGAACCTTGATGATGAACGCCAGCAAGAAGGCCCCGAAACACAGCATCGCCGCGTTCTTGGGCAGCACCAGGTTCTTCAGCGCGAGGTAGTCGAAGGTGACAAACCCCGCCAGCTGCTGGTGGGTCCACACCATGTAGATGATGGCCGCGAGCATCAGCACGCTGCCGGCCATCGTGTAGAGGAAGAACTTGTACGCGGCCTTGATCTTGTCGATGCCACCCCAGATGCCGATCAGGATGACCATCGGGATCAGCATCAGCTCCCAGAACACGTAGAACAGGAATAGATCCAGCGAGACGAAGGCTCCGAGCATCGCGCCGTGCAAGAGCAGCAGCGCGAAACACAGATCCTTGGTGCGGGTCTTGAGGCTACCGAACGAGACGTACGCGGCGATGGGCGTGGTGAACGTGCTGAGCAGCACGAGCCAGGTCGAGACCCCGTCGACGGCCACGTGGTACCGGATGCCGAAGCTCGGCAACCAGTCGCGGATGTACTGGAAATGCCAGCCCGCGGTCATGGGCACGCCGAGCAGCCAGAGCGACGCCAGGAGGTCGAGCCCCAGGATCAGCATCGTGAACCGGCGCAGCAGCTTGGGCGACTGACGCGGCAGGAACAGGATCGAGATCGAGCCGAAGATTGGCAAGAACACGATCACGTTGAGGAGGTTCGGCCACTCCTTCGGCGTGGCCATCTCGGCCGCCCCCTCCGCCGCTTCCTTGGCCGGCCAGAGGCCCATCACCAAGAGCACCGCGAGAGCCGAGACGGCCCCGATGGCGATGCGCTCGAACTTGCCCTGGCGCCTGGGGATCAGCACGCCGAGGACAAACGCTGCCAGGAACGGCCAGGCCTCGAAGACCAACTTCATTCCGGGGCTCAATGCACGTCTCCAGGTTGATGCTGGTGGCCATCGCCAGCGGGCGGGATCGGTCTGCCGGGCGGCATGGGCATGCGCAGACCGGGGTTCGGCATGCCGGGCTGACCGGGCTGACCCGGCTGACCCGGCGGCATCGCCGGCCGGAGCGGCATGGGGCGATTCTGCCCCGGCACCACCCCGCGCAGCTGCCCGTCGGCGCCTTGCTCGATCTGGATCACACCCGGGCCCGCGCCTTTCGACGCATCGAGCTGCGGACGGTCCAGGTTGACCTCACGCTTTGCGACGCGCTCGAAGGCGTTCTTCACCTCGAGCACGACCTTCTTACTCTTGCCGCGCTCGACGGTGATCGTACGCGCGCTCTCCAGCGTGAACTCTTCGGAGTCCGGCTTGCCGTCCCCGTCGCTGTCCCAGCGGTACGTGTAACCCAGCCCCGGAGCCGCGTTGAGCTCGTAGTTCCCGCTGGTCTCGTCGGCCTTCACGGTGACGGTGGCGTGCGGCGCGACGAAGAACCACCCAACCCCGCCCATGCCCACGACCATGACGGCCGCGTACGCCTGCACGTGACCGGTCTGCACGAAGCGCAAGCCGGTGCCGGCAGCCGCGACGATGAACGATGTGAGCCGCGCCACGATGCCATCGACCACGATCCTGTCGAACCCGGCGGCGAACTCCGCCAGCGAATCGACCGCGCCGATGATCGTCTCC is part of the Myxococcales bacterium genome and encodes:
- a CDS encoding NADH-quinone oxidoreductase subunit M, which produces MKLVFEAWPFLAAFVLGVLIPRRQGKFERIAIGAVSALAVLLVMGLWPAKEAAEGAAEMATPKEWPNLLNVIVFLPIFGSISILFLPRQSPKLLRRFTMLILGLDLLASLWLLGVPMTAGWHFQYIRDWLPSFGIRYHVAVDGVSTWLVLLSTFTTPIAAYVSFGSLKTRTKDLCFALLLLHGAMLGAFVSLDLFLFYVFWELMLIPMVILIGIWGGIDKIKAAYKFFLYTMAGSVLMLAAIIYMVWTHQQLAGFVTFDYLALKNLVLPKNAAMLCFGAFLLAFIIKVPMFPFHTWLPDAHVQAPTGGSIILAAVLLKLGTYGYIRFCMGMFGGPAWSTAANLAGLAVGGGVLYGALVAWKQDDAKRLIAYSSVAHMGFVMLGLFAATRSGIEGALLQMVNHGISTGALFLLIGVIYDRRHTREIREFGGLAKVMPVYTAVFVIVTMSSIGVPGTNGFVGEFLVIMGTFVSLPLGSHGQLQAGLATLGVILAAVYMLSLVQKMFFGPLSNPKNKNLPDLSVRETLALAPLIALIFVIGLFPNLFIERTRESVGSVIESYQEGRKAYMDMTPGAKARLRPRKGGMLETGYPEPPKPADASGDKKDDSQTAALAPGGQERPTGGAH